In Centropristis striata isolate RG_2023a ecotype Rhode Island chromosome 5, C.striata_1.0, whole genome shotgun sequence, a single genomic region encodes these proteins:
- the arih2 gene encoding E3 ubiquitin-protein ligase ARIH2 produces MSVDMNSQASDSNEEDFGVNSEEEEDEDDGGEEEDQGDIAGYYEGVASDVEQQGADSFDPEEYLFTCLTYKESQRVLIEEVNTVATALKVLPAVAKLILVHLHWQVSKILDRYKSNSSLLLSDALVQPSSTCRSVTAPQSLQCGVCLQVVRRDSLLALPCQHSFCKACWEQHCTVLVKDGLGVGISCMAQDCSLQMPEDFVLPLLPGEELKDKYRRYLFRDYVESHFQLQLCPGADCPIVIKVQEPRARRVQCSRCSEVFCFKCRQMYHAPTDCATIRKWLTKCADDSETANYISAHTKDCPKCNICIEKNGGCNHMQCSKCKHDFCWMCLGDWKTHGSEYYECSRYKENPDIVNQSQQAQAREALKKYLFYFERWENHNKSLQLEAQTYQRIQEKIQERVMNNLGTWIDWQYLHNAAKLLAKCRYTLQYTYPYAYYMESGPRKKLFEYQQAQLEAEIENLSWKVERADSYERGVVGGEGELSASDRGDLENQMHIAEQRRRTLLKDFHDT; encoded by the exons ATGTCTGTGGACATGAACAGCCAGGCGTCGGACAGCAACGAGGAAGACTTCGGGGTGAACTctgaagaagaggaagatgaggacgatgggggagaagaggaggatcaGGGCGACATTGCAGGCTACTATGAGGGCGTGGCCAGCGACGTGGAGCAACAGGGCGCTGACTCCTTTGACCCAGAGGAGTACTTGTTCACCTGTCTGACCTACAAAGAGAGTCAGAGGGTGTTGATAGAGGAGGTCAACACTGTGGCTACTGCACTGAAG gTTTTACCAGCAGTAGCAAAACTGATCCTGGTGCATCTTCACTGGCAGGTTTCAAAAATACTGGACAG ATATAAGTCCAATTCTTCTCTGCTGTTGTCTGATGCTCTGGTCCAGCCCAGCAGCACCTGCAGATCAGTCACT gccCCTCAGTCCCTCCAGTGTGGTGTGTGTCTACAGGTGGTACGGAGAGACTCCCTGCTGGCACTGCCCTGCCAGCACTCCTTCTGCAAAGCATGCTGGGAGCAGCACTGCACTGTCCTGGTCAAAGATGGCCTGGGAGTGG gtATCTCGTGTATGGCTCAGGACTGTTCCCTGCAGATGCCAGAAGACTTTGTCCTGCCGCTGCTGCCAGGAGAGGAGCTAAAGGACAAATACAGACGCTACCTCTTCAGAGACTacgttgag AGTCACTTCCAGTTGCAGTTGTGTCCAGGTGCAGACTGTCCCATTGTCATTAAGGTGCAGGAGCCCCGGGCGCGCAGGGTGCAGTGTAGCCGCTGCAGTGAAGTCTTCTG TTTTAAATGCCGTCAGATGTACCATGCACCAACAGACTGCGCAACAATTCGGAAATGGCTGACCAAATGTGCAGATGACTCGGAGACGGCTAACTACATCAGCGCACACACTAAAGAT TGTCCTAAGTGCAATATCTGCATTGAGAAAAACGGAGGGTGCAATCACATG CAATGCTCCAAGTGCAAACACG ACTTCTGCTGGATGTGTCTCGGTGACTGGAAGACTCACGGCAGTGAATACTACGAGTGCAGCCGCTACAAAGAAAACCCAGATATAGTCAACCAGAGCCAGCAGGCTCAGGCCAGAGAGGCCCTCAAAAAATACCTCTTCTACTTTGAGAGG TGGGAGAATCACAACAAGTCTCTGCAGTTGGAGGCTCAGACGTACCAGAGGATCCAGGAGAAGATCCAGGAGCGAGTGATGAACAACCTGGGGACCTGGATCGACTGGCAGTACCTGCATAATGCTGCAAAGCTACTGGCTAAG tGTCGCTACACACTTCAGTATACGTACCCTTATGCCTATTACATGGAGTCCGGCCCACGCAAGAAACTG tttGAGTACCAGCAGGCCCAGCTGGAAGCAGAAATAGAAAACTTGTCGTGGAAGGTGGAGCGGGCCGACAGCTACGAGAGGGGAGTGGTGGGAGGCGAGGGGGAGCTCAGTGCCAGTGACAGAGGG